The following are encoded together in the Bacteroides acidifaciens genome:
- a CDS encoding macro domain-containing protein: GDIFEYRLNDEYVYNLGTQKDWKTKATLDALRISVWKMLESATKQNITAIAMPKIGAGLGGLVWEDVKYVLEAAALHFPDIDIIVVENYQQVNRI, encoded by the coding sequence TAGGAGATATTTTTGAATATAGATTAAACGATGAATATGTATATAATTTAGGTACACAGAAAGATTGGAAAACGAAAGCAACTTTGGATGCTTTGAGAATTTCAGTTTGGAAGATGCTTGAGTCTGCAACAAAACAAAATATTACAGCAATAGCTATGCCCAAAATCGGTGCGGGTCTAGGTGGATTGGTTTGGGAAGATGTTAAATATGTACTTGAAGCGGCTGCTTTGCATTTTCCTGACATAGATATTATTGTTGTGGAGAACTATCAACAAGTAAACAGAATTTAA